In a genomic window of Methanogenium sp. S4BF:
- a CDS encoding putative zinc-binding protein: MADKPVCSCGCSCSEAEQAEEVTKRLIFPCAGVANTGQLTNCAAIQLTEEGYGGAACIALLAAGAEGIVAAARDADEVIILDGCPARCAGKIAEAKGICAAQTVIVTELGIKKSGSREYTDEDVETVVSAIWEGKGRKK; the protein is encoded by the coding sequence ATGGCAGATAAACCCGTATGCTCCTGCGGCTGCTCATGCAGTGAGGCGGAACAGGCAGAAGAAGTCACCAAACGCCTGATCTTCCCCTGTGCAGGCGTGGCAAACACCGGACAGCTCACCAACTGTGCTGCAATACAGCTGACTGAAGAAGGCTATGGCGGCGCTGCCTGCATCGCCCTCCTCGCAGCAGGCGCAGAAGGCATTGTTGCGGCAGCACGTGATGCGGATGAAGTCATCATCCTTGACGGATGCCCCGCCCGGTGTGCAGGAAAGATTGCAGAGGCAAAGGGTATCTGTGCGGCACAGACCGTCATAGTGACAGAACTCGGCATTAAGAAGAGCGGATCACGGGAATACACGGACGAAGATGTGGAAACCGTGGTCTCCGCCATCTGGGAAGGGAAAGGGCGGAAGAAATAA
- a CDS encoding permease: MTDYITGALVSGLDAVIEYLAAHTVTCLVPAFFIAGAIAAFVKKDAILKYFSPDAKKSVSYGIASVSGIVLAVCSCTILPMFAGIMKKGSGIGPAIAFLYAGPAINILAIIYTAKVLGLEIGIARAVFAILMAIVIGLIMAALFKEHDAEARSAAAAMPPTPAGGGEERPRWVNPAFFVMLVLVLIIGASQLDMVLRLAVVYLLTLAIAVLLIYFFERDEVTEWGYEIWDLVKKIFPILVGGTFIVGVIAFFLPPETFQPFFGTNSVGSVFLGAVVGAILYMPTLLEVPIIGGTFGYTQGLMAGGPALALLLAGPTISLPSILVLTRIMGAKKTAAYVALVIVFSTAAGLVYGTFFG, encoded by the coding sequence ATGACAGACTATATCACCGGAGCACTGGTCTCCGGTCTGGACGCAGTTATCGAGTATCTCGCCGCACATACGGTGACCTGCCTGGTTCCGGCATTCTTTATTGCAGGTGCAATTGCTGCATTTGTAAAAAAAGACGCCATACTGAAGTATTTCAGTCCGGATGCAAAGAAATCGGTATCATACGGCATCGCATCGGTTTCAGGCATTGTCCTTGCCGTATGCTCCTGCACCATCCTCCCGATGTTTGCAGGAATAATGAAGAAGGGCAGCGGTATAGGGCCTGCCATCGCCTTCCTCTATGCCGGCCCCGCGATCAACATACTCGCCATCATCTACACGGCAAAGGTACTGGGACTGGAGATCGGTATTGCGCGTGCAGTCTTTGCCATCCTTATGGCCATCGTCATCGGCCTCATTATGGCAGCCCTCTTCAAAGAGCACGACGCAGAAGCACGAAGTGCAGCCGCAGCGATGCCGCCCACACCGGCGGGAGGGGGAGAAGAGCGCCCACGCTGGGTGAACCCGGCATTCTTTGTGATGCTCGTCCTTGTCCTGATCATCGGCGCCTCACAGCTTGACATGGTGCTGCGTCTTGCGGTGGTTTATCTCCTGACACTCGCAATTGCGGTTCTCCTCATCTACTTCTTTGAACGCGATGAAGTGACCGAATGGGGATATGAAATATGGGATCTCGTGAAGAAGATTTTCCCAATCCTCGTCGGCGGCACCTTCATCGTCGGGGTGATCGCATTCTTCCTCCCGCCCGAGACTTTCCAGCCCTTCTTCGGAACAAATTCCGTCGGCTCGGTCTTTTTAGGTGCAGTTGTAGGTGCCATTCTCTACATGCCGACCCTGCTTGAAGTGCCAATCATCGGCGGGACATTCGGCTATACTCAGGGGTTGATGGCAGGCGGCCCGGCTCTCGCCCTGCTGCTCGCAGGACCGACGATCAGTCTGCCCTCCATCCTCGTTCTCACCCGGATCATGGGTGCGAAAAAGACGGCTGCCTACGTCGCACTGGTGATTGTATTTTCAACGGCAGCAGGACTTGTCTACGGGACATTCTTTGGATGA
- a CDS encoding ABC transporter permease has product MKKPATFPDSCLLSFALIGSMIVILTVMGLLTITLGQVTDLPYFISVATESKVVDAILLTMAAGLNAVILLLIFGIPLAYILARTDFRGKGLVESIVDIPVMLPHTIAGIMVYILFMRRGIIGEPFSQIGIIFENAYPGIVAAMFFVSSPYFVNAVRDGFEKVPVHLENAARTLGASRFQAFRLVVLPLSLRHIFSGSILAWGRSIGEFAAIIMIAYYPMVISTLIYYKFTTAGLKESTAVAFAMILVCLVVFAILRGLMKRVGVYDDRV; this is encoded by the coding sequence ATGAAGAAGCCAGCTACGTTTCCTGATTCCTGTCTGCTGTCGTTTGCCCTGATTGGCAGCATGATTGTAATCCTGACCGTCATGGGCCTTCTCACGATTACCCTCGGTCAGGTCACGGATCTTCCGTACTTCATCTCCGTTGCAACGGAGTCAAAGGTCGTGGATGCCATCCTGCTGACGATGGCAGCAGGCCTGAATGCTGTGATTCTGCTCCTTATCTTTGGTATTCCCCTCGCCTATATTCTGGCACGGACGGATTTCAGGGGAAAAGGGCTGGTGGAGAGCATCGTTGACATCCCGGTGATGCTGCCGCATACTATTGCGGGCATCATGGTCTATATTCTCTTTATGCGCCGGGGAATTATTGGGGAACCGTTCTCACAGATAGGCATCATCTTTGAGAATGCGTACCCCGGAATTGTTGCGGCGATGTTCTTTGTCTCCTCCCCGTATTTTGTAAACGCAGTGCGTGACGGGTTCGAGAAGGTTCCGGTGCATCTGGAGAATGCGGCCCGGACTCTGGGAGCGTCGCGGTTTCAGGCCTTTCGTCTGGTTGTGCTGCCGCTTTCCCTGCGGCATATCTTCAGTGGCAGCATTCTCGCTTGGGGGCGCAGTATCGGTGAATTTGCGGCAATCATCATGATCGCCTACTATCCAATGGTCATATCGACACTGATCTACTACAAGTTCACCACCGCAGGGCTCAAAGAGAGTACAGCGGTGGCATTTGCAATGATTCTGGTCTGTCTTGTGGTCTTTGCCATTCTGCGTGGTTTGATGAAGAGGGTGGGGGTATACGATGATAGAGTTTGA
- a CDS encoding DUF1673 family protein → MSCKDTQQECMGWCPCEQQMPGKMLKMPVTGIGDADGGGNRKVPAEYCWWHRYHNQLLVAALLASAVAMLLVSLVGSPPGSVWTALAIAAGATIGLSLNHSKRYGEIAAGKWRRGKVPAKKRLFWSMVMLALIVISLICLGWFIHEGMFDTLGMVAVGSALIYWSSLAITIRWERRHGAVLIKEWGSWDAVNSAATDDG, encoded by the coding sequence ATGTCCTGTAAAGATACGCAGCAGGAATGCATGGGATGGTGCCCGTGCGAGCAGCAGATGCCCGGAAAGATGCTGAAGATGCCGGTCACCGGGATCGGTGATGCCGACGGTGGAGGAAACCGGAAGGTTCCCGCTGAATATTGCTGGTGGCATCGCTATCACAACCAGCTCCTCGTTGCAGCGCTCCTCGCTTCGGCTGTTGCAATGCTCCTCGTCTCTCTGGTGGGAAGTCCTCCGGGTTCCGTATGGACGGCACTTGCCATCGCAGCAGGTGCCACGATTGGCCTCTCGCTGAATCATTCAAAGCGGTATGGAGAGATTGCCGCAGGAAAATGGCGGCGGGGAAAAGTGCCCGCGAAAAAGCGCCTCTTCTGGAGTATGGTGATGCTCGCTCTCATCGTGATTTCTCTCATCTGTCTGGGATGGTTTATCCACGAGGGGATGTTTGACACCCTTGGGATGGTTGCTGTTGGCTCTGCTCTCATCTACTGGTCTTCTCTTGCGATTACGATTCGCTGGGAACGGCGGCACGGGGCAGTCCTGATTAAGGAGTGGGGATCGTGGGATGCCGTGAATTCGGCGGCAACTGATGATGGATAA
- a CDS encoding SIMPL domain-containing protein (The SIMPL domain is named for its presence in mouse protein SIMPL (signalling molecule that associates with mouse pelle-like kinase). Bacterial member BP26, from Brucella, was shown to assemble into a channel-like structure, while YggE from E. coli has been associated with resistance to oxidative stress.) yields MTMKMKWITLCLIMACCLVIPVAAADSGDIPSITVSGTGSVTTAPDEVIISVGVQTTHTDPVTAQQENAQKTSAVISALKKLGIASEDIQTSGYRMYSQTPDDNSPFYGKKEVYVVSNTVTVTYNDVSRAGEIIDTAVMSGANNVNSIRFTISDEKAQSLRAQALIAAVAQARGDADTLAGALGVTITGVQDVTTYGSSTPMTYADTMSYAGGESAKLYAPTPIEAGTLDVTATVNIVYAIHN; encoded by the coding sequence ATGACAATGAAGATGAAGTGGATTACCCTCTGCCTGATTATGGCATGCTGCCTCGTGATCCCGGTGGCCGCCGCAGACAGTGGAGACATCCCCTCAATTACGGTTTCAGGCACCGGATCGGTGACCACCGCTCCGGATGAAGTTATTATCTCTGTCGGTGTGCAGACGACCCACACCGATCCGGTAACCGCCCAGCAGGAGAATGCACAGAAGACCTCTGCTGTCATCAGTGCCCTGAAAAAACTTGGTATCGCATCAGAGGATATTCAGACATCCGGATACCGGATGTACTCCCAGACACCGGATGACAACAGCCCGTTCTACGGCAAAAAAGAGGTATATGTGGTCTCAAATACGGTAACTGTCACCTATAACGATGTCAGCCGTGCCGGTGAAATCATCGATACCGCGGTGATGAGCGGCGCAAACAACGTGAACTCCATCCGGTTTACCATCAGTGATGAGAAGGCGCAGTCCCTGCGTGCACAGGCACTGATTGCAGCGGTTGCACAGGCCCGCGGCGATGCTGATACGCTGGCAGGTGCCCTTGGCGTGACCATCACCGGCGTGCAGGACGTCACGACATACGGCAGTTCAACCCCGATGACCTATGCAGATACGATGTCATACGCTGGTGGGGAGTCGGCAAAGCTCTATGCACCAACACCCATCGAGGCAGGCACCCTTGATGTGACAGCAACGGTAAACATCGTCTACGCCATCCACAACTGA
- a CDS encoding metalloregulator ArsR/SmtB family transcription factor, with translation MKPSCCSEIPAEALETIAAQGGLEGLLSAIPDDVTIARVRAFHHACADVYRVKIIEMLRVQPLCACIIREALGITKSKLSYHLKILQEGGMITGTAKGTWIVYELTEYGSFCSSINQRAAACTGYIGENK, from the coding sequence ATGAAACCATCATGCTGCAGTGAAATACCGGCTGAGGCTCTGGAGACGATTGCCGCACAGGGGGGTCTCGAAGGGCTTCTCTCGGCCATTCCGGACGATGTGACCATTGCACGTGTACGGGCTTTTCACCACGCCTGTGCAGATGTGTATCGTGTCAAAATAATTGAGATGCTCCGGGTTCAGCCCCTCTGTGCCTGCATCATCAGGGAAGCACTGGGAATTACCAAATCAAAACTCTCCTATCACCTGAAGATCCTCCAGGAGGGGGGGATGATCACAGGTACGGCAAAAGGAACCTGGATCGTCTATGAACTGACTGAATACGGTTCATTCTGCTCTTCCATCAATCAGCGGGCCGCTGCGTGCACGGGGTATATCGGAGAAAATAAATGA
- a CDS encoding TRIC cation channel family protein, translating into MTDPPIFIVVVGVAAFAISGVIAGARQDANILTVFVLGVVTAIGGGTLRDIILNIPVFWVRDFTVVWLAILACLVAFLFSSIFREKMWKVLLYADAIGVAFFSVAAIDKTLALGHSGEVAVIMGFVTACTGGIIRDLLTGRPPMMIASEELFVTPVLIGAILYVLLLDIAPQYTTQWSIVAICFMTGFRGIAIETGLQFPKWLRMRPGKRAE; encoded by the coding sequence ATGACAGATCCCCCCATATTCATCGTCGTCGTCGGCGTCGCCGCCTTTGCCATATCCGGGGTAATAGCGGGTGCCCGGCAGGACGCAAACATTCTCACGGTTTTCGTACTCGGCGTAGTGACAGCCATCGGCGGTGGCACATTGCGCGATATCATTCTCAACATCCCGGTATTCTGGGTTAGGGATTTTACCGTCGTGTGGCTTGCCATCCTTGCATGCCTCGTGGCGTTCCTCTTTTCATCCATCTTCCGGGAGAAGATGTGGAAAGTGCTGCTCTATGCAGATGCCATCGGCGTCGCCTTCTTCTCGGTTGCTGCCATCGACAAGACACTGGCACTCGGCCATTCGGGGGAGGTGGCGGTGATCATGGGATTTGTCACAGCATGCACAGGCGGTATCATCCGGGATCTCCTCACCGGCAGGCCACCGATGATGATTGCCTCTGAAGAGCTCTTTGTCACCCCGGTGCTGATTGGCGCAATCCTCTACGTACTCCTGCTTGATATTGCCCCGCAGTATACCACGCAATGGTCGATCGTTGCGATCTGCTTCATGACAGGATTCCGGGGCATTGCTATCGAGACCGGGCTTCAGTTCCCCAAGTGGCTTCGGATGCGCCCCGGGAAACGTGCAGAATAA
- a CDS encoding DUF1673 family protein, which translates to MNIRSWLEKRAGWCPNECQGVASAGITPERYADTVPSARGGLRSTALSWWNQYRNRVLVMAVSLTAATIALSLLFGDASGNTWKGIVLGSIIGISAGIVTLWHSWNRYDRIDA; encoded by the coding sequence ATGAATATCAGATCATGGCTTGAGAAACGTGCCGGCTGGTGTCCGAACGAATGCCAGGGTGTGGCGAGTGCCGGGATAACCCCGGAGAGATACGCAGACACAGTGCCGTCCGCTCGTGGTGGATTGCGGAGCACGGCTCTCAGCTGGTGGAACCAATACCGCAACCGGGTGCTGGTGATGGCTGTCAGTCTGACGGCTGCAACCATTGCCCTGTCCCTTCTGTTCGGTGATGCATCGGGTAATACCTGGAAAGGGATTGTCCTTGGTAGTATCATTGGAATCTCGGCGGGTATTGTGACCTTATGGCATTCCTGGAATCGGTATGACAGAATTGATGCCTGA
- a CDS encoding class I SAM-dependent methyltransferase — protein sequence MMEEGFSLGDVAATALVTLYCHAIETRSESPILSDPKSVEITTVLDPVLSRSGDLLEQTLAKGALDPMLVVHIAIRAKKYDHYVLDFLAQYPDGVVVNIGCGLDSRFLRTDNGAMHFYDLDLPEVIALKKLFFTETGRYHLIASSVLDDAWLSVVSAHSGPFLFLAEGVFMYLGSEAVKSLVLRLREHFPGSELVCEVVNAFWLKKPLNKLVEYKMRRRLHFGKDAVFRSGISRSDEMEGWHPGIRLLDDWSYFDSGEKKLGWLKIFSRFRLFRYVQWTVHYRLE from the coding sequence ATGATGGAAGAGGGGTTTTCATTGGGGGATGTGGCTGCGACTGCGCTTGTTACTCTGTACTGCCATGCCATCGAGACCCGGTCAGAGAGCCCGATCCTGTCTGACCCGAAATCCGTCGAAATCACGACGGTGCTTGATCCTGTTTTGTCACGCTCCGGTGACCTGTTGGAGCAGACACTGGCAAAAGGCGCCCTGGACCCGATGCTGGTGGTGCATATTGCCATTCGTGCAAAAAAATACGACCATTATGTCTTGGATTTTCTGGCACAGTATCCGGACGGGGTGGTTGTGAACATCGGGTGCGGGCTTGACTCCCGTTTTTTGCGGACAGACAACGGTGCTATGCACTTCTATGATCTCGATCTTCCCGAAGTCATCGCCCTTAAAAAACTGTTTTTCACCGAAACCGGGCGTTATCATCTGATTGCGTCGTCTGTGCTGGACGATGCCTGGCTCTCTGTTGTTTCTGCACATTCCGGCCCGTTTCTCTTTCTTGCAGAGGGGGTGTTCATGTACCTCGGGAGTGAGGCGGTGAAATCCCTCGTGCTCAGGCTCCGGGAACACTTCCCCGGGTCAGAACTGGTATGTGAGGTGGTGAATGCGTTCTGGCTTAAAAAACCTCTCAACAAACTGGTGGAATACAAGATGCGACGCCGCCTGCACTTCGGAAAGGATGCGGTCTTTCGTTCCGGCATCAGCCGCAGCGACGAGATGGAGGGGTGGCACCCCGGCATTCGGCTGCTGGATGACTGGTCGTATTTCGACTCCGGTGAGAAGAAGCTCGGCTGGCTGAAGATTTTTTCCCGGTTCCGGCTGTTTCGTTATGTCCAGTGGACGGTGCACTATCGGCTGGAGTGA
- a CDS encoding ATP-binding cassette domain-containing protein encodes MIEFENVSVTLGDFRLNEVSIRVESGDYYFIIGPSGAGKTIILEAMAGLHHPNSGRVLIDGEDVSRVPPEKRKVALVYQDYSLFPHMTVYDNIAFGLKLQKLPKAEVERRVVAVISRFGIAHLRNRAPYTMSGGEQQRVALARALVTEPDILLLDEPLSAMDQVNRDKFVADLRAIHKEHNLTIVHVTHSREEALSLATRVAVIIDGTLEQEGERDEVFRKPPNRRVGRFVGIENVFEGMVAGTGAGGSVIRIDGCSIRTTDPVPEGCRVCVFIRAADVAVRRAGIPADDEYNCFPATVEEIIPRESYYLLKIACGISLYSLASEQEIKEKDLAPGQAVSVSFSPASVHVTRDEVQSPLLDL; translated from the coding sequence ATGATAGAGTTTGAGAATGTCTCGGTGACACTGGGTGATTTTCGGCTGAATGAAGTGAGCATCAGGGTAGAAAGCGGTGATTATTACTTCATCATCGGTCCGTCGGGTGCGGGAAAGACTATCATCCTTGAGGCGATGGCAGGTCTTCACCACCCGAATTCCGGGAGGGTGCTCATCGATGGGGAGGATGTAAGCAGGGTGCCTCCTGAGAAACGAAAGGTTGCGCTGGTCTATCAGGATTATTCCCTCTTCCCGCATATGACGGTCTATGACAACATCGCTTTCGGGCTAAAGCTGCAGAAACTGCCGAAAGCAGAGGTTGAGAGGCGTGTTGTTGCGGTTATCAGCCGGTTTGGCATTGCGCATCTCAGGAACCGTGCCCCGTATACGATGAGCGGGGGCGAACAGCAGCGGGTGGCCCTCGCCCGTGCTCTGGTGACAGAACCGGATATCCTGCTGCTTGATGAACCGCTCTCTGCGATGGATCAGGTAAACCGGGACAAGTTTGTCGCAGATTTGCGTGCCATTCACAAGGAACACAACCTTACCATTGTGCATGTCACCCATTCCCGTGAGGAGGCTCTCTCGCTTGCCACCCGGGTGGCGGTCATCATTGACGGTACCCTGGAGCAGGAGGGTGAGCGTGATGAGGTCTTCCGAAAGCCTCCGAACCGGAGAGTCGGCAGGTTTGTGGGCATTGAAAATGTCTTTGAAGGCATGGTGGCAGGCACCGGTGCCGGGGGTTCTGTGATCCGGATTGATGGATGCAGTATCAGGACCACGGATCCGGTGCCTGAAGGATGCCGGGTCTGTGTCTTTATCCGGGCCGCTGATGTGGCGGTACGGCGTGCGGGAATACCCGCGGATGACGAATACAATTGTTTCCCGGCAACGGTCGAGGAGATAATTCCCCGTGAATCCTATTATCTGCTGAAAATAGCGTGTGGCATCAGCCTGTACTCGCTTGCCTCAGAACAGGAGATCAAAGAAAAAGACCTCGCACCGGGGCAGGCTGTTTCGGTTTCGTTCAGTCCTGCATCGGTTCATGTTACGCGGGATGAGGTGCAATCCCCTCTCCTGGATCTCTGA
- a CDS encoding putative zinc-binding protein, with product MKPEKLLVLITCSGLSNTGKCTTRAAIMLRQRCPEMIDYHIAASGSDPFMVPDGLDAGSLRVIVIDGCDDYCGRNKAEQCGLIPDCHVVATTCGVIKSGMDEPGFSDIEAVCRAAEREIRH from the coding sequence ATGAAGCCAGAGAAATTACTCGTTCTGATTACCTGTTCGGGTTTGTCCAATACCGGCAAATGCACAACGCGGGCGGCGATAATGCTGCGCCAGCGCTGCCCGGAGATGATTGACTACCATATCGCCGCATCAGGATCAGACCCGTTCATGGTGCCGGATGGACTGGATGCCGGTTCGCTGCGGGTCATTGTCATTGACGGGTGTGACGATTACTGCGGGAGAAACAAAGCAGAACAATGCGGTCTTATCCCTGACTGTCATGTAGTGGCAACCACATGCGGTGTGATAAAATCCGGTATGGATGAGCCGGGTTTTTCTGATATTGAGGCGGTATGCCGTGCTGCAGAACGGGAGATCCGCCACTGA
- a CDS encoding type II CAAX endopeptidase family protein, with protein sequence MQSEHRNLLLMMGGLLLISFIWEGLVLLFGGVAGPYFTLMATLLMFFPTIAGLVYLRRTKRSAKPILTAVGKKRYLLAAVLVPVVGTILVIWAAVATGVITQTLYDSATGLINLPGMDGQQISVDSFVLQFIATMMIGIAITSIATFGEEFGWRGVMQNRLIAQYGVVAGLVFLGLFWGIWHAPIIYAGYNFPGYPLLGSLVLMPLFTLGTSGVFAWLTLRSGSFWPAVLAHASFNSTAGPIIYLPVFEAAPLTRYLLFVIPWTVIGIAAIIHLKMTENRGVWHLYPENDL encoded by the coding sequence ATGCAGAGTGAACACCGGAACCTCCTGTTGATGATGGGGGGGCTCCTTCTCATCTCGTTCATCTGGGAGGGACTGGTTCTTCTCTTTGGCGGAGTTGCTGGGCCGTATTTTACCCTGATGGCCACGCTCCTGATGTTCTTCCCCACCATCGCGGGATTAGTGTACCTGCGCCGGACGAAACGAAGCGCAAAACCGATCCTCACTGCAGTGGGCAAAAAACGCTACCTGCTGGCGGCAGTGCTCGTCCCGGTCGTGGGGACCATCCTTGTGATTTGGGCAGCTGTCGCAACGGGCGTGATAACACAGACGCTGTATGACAGCGCAACAGGTTTGATCAACCTCCCGGGAATGGACGGGCAGCAGATCTCTGTTGACTCCTTCGTTCTTCAGTTCATCGCCACCATGATGATAGGAATTGCGATCACCTCAATTGCCACATTCGGTGAAGAGTTCGGATGGCGGGGTGTGATGCAGAACCGGCTGATTGCGCAGTATGGTGTTGTGGCAGGGCTTGTGTTCCTCGGGCTGTTCTGGGGCATCTGGCATGCTCCCATCATTTACGCCGGATATAACTTTCCCGGTTATCCACTCCTGGGAAGCCTGGTATTAATGCCGCTCTTTACCCTCGGCACCTCCGGGGTGTTTGCATGGCTGACGCTTCGTTCCGGAAGTTTCTGGCCGGCGGTGCTCGCTCACGCCTCGTTCAACAGCACCGCAGGCCCCATCATCTACCTTCCGGTCTTTGAGGCGGCTCCGCTGACACGGTACCTGCTCTTCGTCATTCCGTGGACGGTGATCGGCATTGCCGCCATCATCCACCTGAAAATGACCGAAAATCGTGGAGTATGGCACCTCTATCCTGAAAATGACCTCTGA
- the wtpA gene encoding tungstate ABC transporter substrate-binding protein WtpA, with protein MKKNLVILMAVAVVCATVFICGCTGSGETPAADQTPVPTAAAEEKIVLTVYQAGSLTSPMEEMEAAFEAEHQNVDVQLHPAGSTALAKEITELGAVADVYASADYSLIPGLLIPDYASWYVTFAKNQMVLCYTDKSMFADEVTADNWYEILGRDEVTWGFSDPNLDPCGYRSLMVIALAEFNYNDEMIFDNLVGQYSQIYPTVADGVVTIHANETAAVYPVTITPKSVELIAGLESGNLDYAWEYRSVAEQNAASGVKYIEMPEAIDLSAIAYKDIYAKVLIDTAGGMMKGKPIVYGVTVPKTADDPGMGVEFVSMLIGPTGQQIMADAGQPPINPPVGFVDIPAALESMVELSV; from the coding sequence ATGAAAAAGAATCTGGTAATTCTCATGGCAGTCGCAGTGGTGTGTGCGACTGTGTTCATCTGTGGCTGTACGGGAAGTGGTGAAACACCCGCAGCTGATCAGACACCTGTGCCGACCGCAGCAGCGGAAGAAAAAATAGTCCTGACAGTCTACCAGGCTGGCAGCCTTACCAGTCCGATGGAGGAGATGGAGGCTGCATTTGAGGCAGAACACCAGAACGTAGATGTCCAGCTTCATCCGGCGGGCAGTACTGCACTGGCAAAGGAGATAACCGAGCTCGGTGCAGTTGCTGATGTCTATGCATCCGCTGACTATTCACTGATCCCTGGCCTTTTGATCCCTGACTATGCATCATGGTACGTGACCTTTGCAAAGAACCAGATGGTACTCTGCTACACGGACAAGAGTATGTTTGCAGATGAAGTGACCGCAGACAACTGGTACGAGATCCTTGGTCGTGACGAAGTCACCTGGGGCTTTTCCGACCCGAATCTCGACCCCTGCGGCTACCGGTCCCTCATGGTGATTGCACTCGCTGAGTTCAATTACAATGACGAGATGATCTTTGACAATCTCGTTGGCCAGTACTCACAGATCTACCCGACTGTTGCAGACGGTGTTGTCACCATTCATGCCAACGAAACCGCAGCTGTCTACCCGGTCACGATTACCCCCAAGAGTGTGGAGTTAATCGCCGGTCTTGAGTCCGGAAACCTGGACTATGCATGGGAGTACCGCAGTGTGGCTGAACAGAATGCGGCATCCGGTGTCAAATACATCGAAATGCCTGAAGCGATCGATCTTTCTGCCATCGCATACAAGGATATCTATGCAAAGGTGCTGATTGACACCGCGGGCGGCATGATGAAGGGCAAACCGATTGTCTATGGTGTCACGGTCCCGAAGACCGCAGATGACCCCGGGATGGGTGTAGAGTTTGTGTCCATGCTTATCGGTCCGACCGGTCAGCAGATCATGGCAGATGCAGGTCAGCCGCCAATCAATCCTCCGGTCGGGTTTGTTGACATTCCCGCAGCACTGGAGAGCATGGTTGAGCTGAGTGTCTGA
- a CDS encoding thioredoxin family protein, which produces MVTIEVLGTGCMKCKRLLKNVEKAVKETGTEAEIVKVDDISAIMDRGVMLTPALIIDGELKVSGRVADVKEISALLQG; this is translated from the coding sequence ATGGTAACAATTGAAGTGCTGGGAACCGGCTGCATGAAGTGCAAACGCCTCCTGAAAAATGTTGAAAAAGCTGTGAAAGAGACCGGAACAGAAGCGGAGATCGTCAAGGTTGATGACATCAGTGCGATCATGGATCGTGGTGTGATGCTCACACCGGCCCTCATCATAGACGGTGAACTGAAGGTCTCGGGCCGTGTGGCAGACGTGAAGGAAATCTCTGCCCTCCTTCAGGGGTGA